The Maylandia zebra isolate NMK-2024a linkage group LG7, Mzebra_GT3a, whole genome shotgun sequence genome contains a region encoding:
- the pkp3a gene encoding plakophilin-3a isoform X2 produces MPNTSVSTYALPSEIKVGNGGSVSDDSAKARRVQQQIQMRLAEKSTLPRQNGSTSHYAMSDYGGSSSVKYNTHNPSFSSKSSFMYSGSRTIGPQLSQRSGFSSRSAAPDMAGLQRMSMRSGGPGYAVGGGGGGFYQEEMRMGTMKRMDPEISTHSMQPMPMQMRSWGVDNSDAGSLVSERDATYGRSYAQSAVNGYTSQMMQGGGSSGFQSTMRRSLSGTLSRGGGVPAGGTEIVQQQSFKGPAHRTISRITNRNRMSVGSMSGTMQQTSGGSVYGGGGDTVDGGFMMSTMSGSQGNLRMQRQGTMSRAMSVKSMQSVGRGMDIYDGQMELGASMGNLSGLDMQTAVQYLTEEDPSLQALGAAYIQHQCYNDKDSKNLVRQLGGIGDLVQLFNSQDPEVRRYATGATRNIIYENQENKSALIDKDGIQELVKALEENDDELRKNITGIFWNLSSKENLKEKLAKATLHTLAQKILVPLSKNEMGRTAHTDSDTEIPPESPSETEIFCNATGCLRNLSSVNEKTRRSMRETTGIVESLVNYIKACLKTNRADEKGVENSVCILRNLSYQLYSELPSSVLARIEPNRDQDNGLGESIGCFTPQSRKTKTKKKQFQILSQVAKMPNGMEWLWHPDILKVYHELLKKCEINSNTREAAAGALQNITAGDKRWPAVLSDMALDKERMLPTIIDMVPRSAKDAELRSLTGFLRNLSRHTDDKDDMAKKTVNTLVDKLPMDGNQKFPSSESVVNICGVFNNLVTGSMSAARDIAQFDGLLKLISIHDTRTSSLEKNKASTAAATVLSNMYHYKKLHRQYQSKGFTKQYQSTLLI; encoded by the exons ATG CCCAACACTTCAGTCTCAACTTACGCCCTCCCGTCCGAGATCAAAGTCGGGAATGGGGGCTCTGTGTCTGACGACTCTGCGAAAGCGCGACGCGTCCAGCAGCAGATCCAGATGAGACTGGCGGAAAAGTCCACACTTCCGCGTCAGAATGGATCCACCTCACACTACGCCATGTCAG ATTACGGTGGTTCATCGTCAGTGAAATATAACACCCATAACCCAAGTTTCAGCTCTAAATCATCCTTCATGTACTCTGGTTCCAGAACAATC GGTCCGCAACTGTCTCAAAGGTCAGGCTTCAGCAGCCGTTCTGCTGCCCCAGACATGGCTGGCCTTCAGAGGATGAGTATGAGGAGTGGAGGTCCAGGTTATGCTGTTGGTGGGGGTGGTGGGGGTTTTTATCAAGAAGAAATGCGCATGGGGACCATGAAACGAATGGACCCAGAAATCTCTACGCATTCAATGcagccaatgccaatgcaaatgAGGAGCTGGGGTGTCGACAACAGCGATGCTGGCAGTTTAGTCTCCGAACGTGACGCCACCTATGGTCGCTCGTATGCTCAGAGCGCAGTCAATGGCTACACCAGCCAGATGATGCAAGGAGGAGGCAGCTCGGGCTTTCAGTCAACCATGCGCCGATCTCTAAGCGGCACTCTTTCCCGTGGCGGAGGGGTGCCAGCAGGTGGGACAGAGATTGTCCAACAGCAGTCCTTCAAAGGCCCGGCCCACCGCACCATCAGCAGGATTACAAACCGTAACCGGATGAGCGTGGGCTCCATGTCTGGAACCATGCAGCAGACGTCAGGTGGGAGCGTCTACGGGGGAGGTGGAGACACTGTGGACGGAGGGTTCATGATGTCCACGATGTCTGGCTCCCAGGGGAACCTAAGGATGCAGCGTCAAGGCACCATGTCCCGTGCCATGTCGGTGAAGAGCATGCAGAGTGTGGGCAGGGGCATGGACATCTACGACGGGCAGATGGAGTTGGGAGCCAGCATGGGCAACCTGAGCGG GTTGGACATGCAAAcagcagtgcagtacctgaCAGAGGAAGATCCCAGCCTGCAGGCCCTGGGTGCCGCATACATCCAGCATCAGTGTTACAATGACAAAGACTCTAAAAACCTG GTGCGTCAACTGGGTGGCATTGGTGATTTGGTGCAGCTGTTCAACAGCCAAGACCCAGAAGTACGGCGCTACGCCACTGGTGCCACACGCAACATCATCTACGAGAACCAGGAAAACAAGTCGGCCCTGATCGATAAGGATGGCATCCAAGAGCTCGTCAAGGCGCTTGAGGAGAACGATGACGAGCTCCGCAAAAACATCACAG GTATCTTTTGGAACCTTTCATCCAAAGAAAACCTTAAGGAGAAACTAGCCAAAGCGACACTTCATACACTTGCTCAAAAGATCCTCGTCCCCCTCTCGAAAAACGAGATGGGTCGGACTGCGCATACCGATTCAGACACAGAAATCCCTCCTGAGTCCCCTTCCGAGACAGAAATCTTCTGCAACGCCACAGGATGCCTCAG GAATTTGAGCTCCGTGAACGAAAAGACCCGCCGGTCGATGAGAGAAACAACTGGAATTGTGGAGTCTTTGGTGAACTACATCAAGGCCTGCCTCAAAACAAACAGAGCCGATGAAAAG GGGGTGGAGAATTCAGTGTGTATCTTGAGGAACCTCTCCTACCAGCTCTACAGCGAACTTCCATCTTCTGTTTTAGCCCGCATTGAACCAAACAGAGATCAGGACAATGGGCTGGGCGAATCCATCGGCTGCTTTACACCTCAGAGCCGAAAAACCAAAACT aaaaagaagcagttTCAAATTTTAAGTCAAGTTGCCAAAATGCCAAATGGTATGGAGTGGCTCTGGCATCCTGATATTTTGAAGGTGTACCATGAATTGCTGAAAAAATGCGAAATCAACAGTAACACCCGCGAAGCAGCTGCTGGAGCACTGCAGAACATCACAGCTGGAGACAAAAGG TGGCCTGCGGTGCTGAGCGATATGGCTTTGGACAAAGAACGCATGCTGCCAACCATCATAGACATGGTACCTCGTTCTGCCAAAGATGCAGAGCTGCGTTCGCTCACAGGTTTCCTACGAAACCTTTCCCGCCATACCGACGATAAAGACGACATGG CCAAAAAGACTGTGAACACACTGGTGGATAAACTGCCTATGGATGGAAATCAGAAGTTTCCCTCCAGCGAATCGGTGGTCAACATCTGCGGTGTTTTCAATAACCTGGTGACTGGCAGCATGAGTGCAGCCAGAGACATCGCCCAATTTGATGGCCTGCTAAAACTGATAAGCATCCACGACACACGAACCAGCAG CCTTGAAAAAAATAAGGCATCCACAGCAGCAGCCACAGTTCTGTCCAACATGTATCATTACAAGAAGCTGCACAGACAGTACCAATCG AAAGGATTCACAAAACAGTATCAATCAACGCTATTGATCTAA
- the pkp3a gene encoding plakophilin-3a isoform X3, translating to MYSGSRTIGPQLSQRSGFSSRSAAPDMAGLQRMSMRSGGPGYAVGGGGGGFYQEEMRMGTMKRMDPEISTHSMQPMPMQMRSWGVDNSDAGSLVSERDATYGRSYAQSAVNGYTSQMMQGGGSSGFQSTMRRSLSGTLSRGGGVPAGGTEIVQQQSFKGPAHRTISRITNRNRMSVGSMSGTMQQTSGGSVYGGGGDTVDGGFMMSTMSGSQGNLRMQRQGTMSRAMSVKSMQSVGRGMDIYDGQMELGASMGNLSGLDMQTAVQYLTEEDPSLQALGAAYIQHQCYNDKDSKNLVRQLGGIGDLVQLFNSQDPEVRRYATGATRNIIYENQENKSALIDKDGIQELVKALEENDDELRKNITGIFWNLSSKENLKEKLAKATLHTLAQKILVPLSKNEMGRTAHTDSDTEIPPESPSETEIFCNATGCLRNLSSVNEKTRRSMRETTGIVESLVNYIKACLKTNRADEKGVENSVCILRNLSYQLYSELPSSVLARIEPNRDQDNGLGESIGCFTPQSRKTKTKKKQFQILSQVAKMPNGMEWLWHPDILKVYHELLKKCEINSNTREAAAGALQNITAGDKRWPAVLSDMALDKERMLPTIIDMVPRSAKDAELRSLTGFLRNLSRHTDDKDDMAKKTVNTLVDKLPMDGNQKFPSSESVVNICGVFNNLVTGSMSAARDIAQFDGLLKLISIHDTRTSSLEKNKASTAAATVLSNMYHYKKLHRQYQSKGFTKQYQSTLLI from the exons ATGTACTCTGGTTCCAGAACAATC GGTCCGCAACTGTCTCAAAGGTCAGGCTTCAGCAGCCGTTCTGCTGCCCCAGACATGGCTGGCCTTCAGAGGATGAGTATGAGGAGTGGAGGTCCAGGTTATGCTGTTGGTGGGGGTGGTGGGGGTTTTTATCAAGAAGAAATGCGCATGGGGACCATGAAACGAATGGACCCAGAAATCTCTACGCATTCAATGcagccaatgccaatgcaaatgAGGAGCTGGGGTGTCGACAACAGCGATGCTGGCAGTTTAGTCTCCGAACGTGACGCCACCTATGGTCGCTCGTATGCTCAGAGCGCAGTCAATGGCTACACCAGCCAGATGATGCAAGGAGGAGGCAGCTCGGGCTTTCAGTCAACCATGCGCCGATCTCTAAGCGGCACTCTTTCCCGTGGCGGAGGGGTGCCAGCAGGTGGGACAGAGATTGTCCAACAGCAGTCCTTCAAAGGCCCGGCCCACCGCACCATCAGCAGGATTACAAACCGTAACCGGATGAGCGTGGGCTCCATGTCTGGAACCATGCAGCAGACGTCAGGTGGGAGCGTCTACGGGGGAGGTGGAGACACTGTGGACGGAGGGTTCATGATGTCCACGATGTCTGGCTCCCAGGGGAACCTAAGGATGCAGCGTCAAGGCACCATGTCCCGTGCCATGTCGGTGAAGAGCATGCAGAGTGTGGGCAGGGGCATGGACATCTACGACGGGCAGATGGAGTTGGGAGCCAGCATGGGCAACCTGAGCGG GTTGGACATGCAAAcagcagtgcagtacctgaCAGAGGAAGATCCCAGCCTGCAGGCCCTGGGTGCCGCATACATCCAGCATCAGTGTTACAATGACAAAGACTCTAAAAACCTG GTGCGTCAACTGGGTGGCATTGGTGATTTGGTGCAGCTGTTCAACAGCCAAGACCCAGAAGTACGGCGCTACGCCACTGGTGCCACACGCAACATCATCTACGAGAACCAGGAAAACAAGTCGGCCCTGATCGATAAGGATGGCATCCAAGAGCTCGTCAAGGCGCTTGAGGAGAACGATGACGAGCTCCGCAAAAACATCACAG GTATCTTTTGGAACCTTTCATCCAAAGAAAACCTTAAGGAGAAACTAGCCAAAGCGACACTTCATACACTTGCTCAAAAGATCCTCGTCCCCCTCTCGAAAAACGAGATGGGTCGGACTGCGCATACCGATTCAGACACAGAAATCCCTCCTGAGTCCCCTTCCGAGACAGAAATCTTCTGCAACGCCACAGGATGCCTCAG GAATTTGAGCTCCGTGAACGAAAAGACCCGCCGGTCGATGAGAGAAACAACTGGAATTGTGGAGTCTTTGGTGAACTACATCAAGGCCTGCCTCAAAACAAACAGAGCCGATGAAAAG GGGGTGGAGAATTCAGTGTGTATCTTGAGGAACCTCTCCTACCAGCTCTACAGCGAACTTCCATCTTCTGTTTTAGCCCGCATTGAACCAAACAGAGATCAGGACAATGGGCTGGGCGAATCCATCGGCTGCTTTACACCTCAGAGCCGAAAAACCAAAACT aaaaagaagcagttTCAAATTTTAAGTCAAGTTGCCAAAATGCCAAATGGTATGGAGTGGCTCTGGCATCCTGATATTTTGAAGGTGTACCATGAATTGCTGAAAAAATGCGAAATCAACAGTAACACCCGCGAAGCAGCTGCTGGAGCACTGCAGAACATCACAGCTGGAGACAAAAGG TGGCCTGCGGTGCTGAGCGATATGGCTTTGGACAAAGAACGCATGCTGCCAACCATCATAGACATGGTACCTCGTTCTGCCAAAGATGCAGAGCTGCGTTCGCTCACAGGTTTCCTACGAAACCTTTCCCGCCATACCGACGATAAAGACGACATGG CCAAAAAGACTGTGAACACACTGGTGGATAAACTGCCTATGGATGGAAATCAGAAGTTTCCCTCCAGCGAATCGGTGGTCAACATCTGCGGTGTTTTCAATAACCTGGTGACTGGCAGCATGAGTGCAGCCAGAGACATCGCCCAATTTGATGGCCTGCTAAAACTGATAAGCATCCACGACACACGAACCAGCAG CCTTGAAAAAAATAAGGCATCCACAGCAGCAGCCACAGTTCTGTCCAACATGTATCATTACAAGAAGCTGCACAGACAGTACCAATCG AAAGGATTCACAAAACAGTATCAATCAACGCTATTGATCTAA
- the pkp3a gene encoding plakophilin-3a isoform X1, translated as MSTVGSEHVFLTALQPNTSVSTYALPSEIKVGNGGSVSDDSAKARRVQQQIQMRLAEKSTLPRQNGSTSHYAMSDYGGSSSVKYNTHNPSFSSKSSFMYSGSRTIGPQLSQRSGFSSRSAAPDMAGLQRMSMRSGGPGYAVGGGGGGFYQEEMRMGTMKRMDPEISTHSMQPMPMQMRSWGVDNSDAGSLVSERDATYGRSYAQSAVNGYTSQMMQGGGSSGFQSTMRRSLSGTLSRGGGVPAGGTEIVQQQSFKGPAHRTISRITNRNRMSVGSMSGTMQQTSGGSVYGGGGDTVDGGFMMSTMSGSQGNLRMQRQGTMSRAMSVKSMQSVGRGMDIYDGQMELGASMGNLSGLDMQTAVQYLTEEDPSLQALGAAYIQHQCYNDKDSKNLVRQLGGIGDLVQLFNSQDPEVRRYATGATRNIIYENQENKSALIDKDGIQELVKALEENDDELRKNITGIFWNLSSKENLKEKLAKATLHTLAQKILVPLSKNEMGRTAHTDSDTEIPPESPSETEIFCNATGCLRNLSSVNEKTRRSMRETTGIVESLVNYIKACLKTNRADEKGVENSVCILRNLSYQLYSELPSSVLARIEPNRDQDNGLGESIGCFTPQSRKTKTKKKQFQILSQVAKMPNGMEWLWHPDILKVYHELLKKCEINSNTREAAAGALQNITAGDKRWPAVLSDMALDKERMLPTIIDMVPRSAKDAELRSLTGFLRNLSRHTDDKDDMAKKTVNTLVDKLPMDGNQKFPSSESVVNICGVFNNLVTGSMSAARDIAQFDGLLKLISIHDTRTSSLEKNKASTAAATVLSNMYHYKKLHRQYQSKGFTKQYQSTLLI; from the exons ATGAGTACAGTCGGCTCAGAGCACGTGTTTTTGACTGCTTTACAGCCCAACACTTCAGTCTCAACTTACGCCCTCCCGTCCGAGATCAAAGTCGGGAATGGGGGCTCTGTGTCTGACGACTCTGCGAAAGCGCGACGCGTCCAGCAGCAGATCCAGATGAGACTGGCGGAAAAGTCCACACTTCCGCGTCAGAATGGATCCACCTCACACTACGCCATGTCAG ATTACGGTGGTTCATCGTCAGTGAAATATAACACCCATAACCCAAGTTTCAGCTCTAAATCATCCTTCATGTACTCTGGTTCCAGAACAATC GGTCCGCAACTGTCTCAAAGGTCAGGCTTCAGCAGCCGTTCTGCTGCCCCAGACATGGCTGGCCTTCAGAGGATGAGTATGAGGAGTGGAGGTCCAGGTTATGCTGTTGGTGGGGGTGGTGGGGGTTTTTATCAAGAAGAAATGCGCATGGGGACCATGAAACGAATGGACCCAGAAATCTCTACGCATTCAATGcagccaatgccaatgcaaatgAGGAGCTGGGGTGTCGACAACAGCGATGCTGGCAGTTTAGTCTCCGAACGTGACGCCACCTATGGTCGCTCGTATGCTCAGAGCGCAGTCAATGGCTACACCAGCCAGATGATGCAAGGAGGAGGCAGCTCGGGCTTTCAGTCAACCATGCGCCGATCTCTAAGCGGCACTCTTTCCCGTGGCGGAGGGGTGCCAGCAGGTGGGACAGAGATTGTCCAACAGCAGTCCTTCAAAGGCCCGGCCCACCGCACCATCAGCAGGATTACAAACCGTAACCGGATGAGCGTGGGCTCCATGTCTGGAACCATGCAGCAGACGTCAGGTGGGAGCGTCTACGGGGGAGGTGGAGACACTGTGGACGGAGGGTTCATGATGTCCACGATGTCTGGCTCCCAGGGGAACCTAAGGATGCAGCGTCAAGGCACCATGTCCCGTGCCATGTCGGTGAAGAGCATGCAGAGTGTGGGCAGGGGCATGGACATCTACGACGGGCAGATGGAGTTGGGAGCCAGCATGGGCAACCTGAGCGG GTTGGACATGCAAAcagcagtgcagtacctgaCAGAGGAAGATCCCAGCCTGCAGGCCCTGGGTGCCGCATACATCCAGCATCAGTGTTACAATGACAAAGACTCTAAAAACCTG GTGCGTCAACTGGGTGGCATTGGTGATTTGGTGCAGCTGTTCAACAGCCAAGACCCAGAAGTACGGCGCTACGCCACTGGTGCCACACGCAACATCATCTACGAGAACCAGGAAAACAAGTCGGCCCTGATCGATAAGGATGGCATCCAAGAGCTCGTCAAGGCGCTTGAGGAGAACGATGACGAGCTCCGCAAAAACATCACAG GTATCTTTTGGAACCTTTCATCCAAAGAAAACCTTAAGGAGAAACTAGCCAAAGCGACACTTCATACACTTGCTCAAAAGATCCTCGTCCCCCTCTCGAAAAACGAGATGGGTCGGACTGCGCATACCGATTCAGACACAGAAATCCCTCCTGAGTCCCCTTCCGAGACAGAAATCTTCTGCAACGCCACAGGATGCCTCAG GAATTTGAGCTCCGTGAACGAAAAGACCCGCCGGTCGATGAGAGAAACAACTGGAATTGTGGAGTCTTTGGTGAACTACATCAAGGCCTGCCTCAAAACAAACAGAGCCGATGAAAAG GGGGTGGAGAATTCAGTGTGTATCTTGAGGAACCTCTCCTACCAGCTCTACAGCGAACTTCCATCTTCTGTTTTAGCCCGCATTGAACCAAACAGAGATCAGGACAATGGGCTGGGCGAATCCATCGGCTGCTTTACACCTCAGAGCCGAAAAACCAAAACT aaaaagaagcagttTCAAATTTTAAGTCAAGTTGCCAAAATGCCAAATGGTATGGAGTGGCTCTGGCATCCTGATATTTTGAAGGTGTACCATGAATTGCTGAAAAAATGCGAAATCAACAGTAACACCCGCGAAGCAGCTGCTGGAGCACTGCAGAACATCACAGCTGGAGACAAAAGG TGGCCTGCGGTGCTGAGCGATATGGCTTTGGACAAAGAACGCATGCTGCCAACCATCATAGACATGGTACCTCGTTCTGCCAAAGATGCAGAGCTGCGTTCGCTCACAGGTTTCCTACGAAACCTTTCCCGCCATACCGACGATAAAGACGACATGG CCAAAAAGACTGTGAACACACTGGTGGATAAACTGCCTATGGATGGAAATCAGAAGTTTCCCTCCAGCGAATCGGTGGTCAACATCTGCGGTGTTTTCAATAACCTGGTGACTGGCAGCATGAGTGCAGCCAGAGACATCGCCCAATTTGATGGCCTGCTAAAACTGATAAGCATCCACGACACACGAACCAGCAG CCTTGAAAAAAATAAGGCATCCACAGCAGCAGCCACAGTTCTGTCCAACATGTATCATTACAAGAAGCTGCACAGACAGTACCAATCG AAAGGATTCACAAAACAGTATCAATCAACGCTATTGATCTAA